The Streptococcus suis DNA window GCAGATTCTAGTTGGAAGGGGAATACATATACTGTTCAAACAAAAGAAGTCGTGAATGGAAAAACAATAACTGTTGAAAAACAATTCCGAGCTTACAAGTCTCTTTTAGAAAGTATTTCTGATTATGGTAGTTTCTTTACTTCAACGGCTTGGAGAATAAAGAACTACGCAAGTTTCTTGCAAGCAACAAATTATGAAACAGCATTAACTAGCTTGTTAGCATCAGGTTATGCAACAGATCCAGCATATGCTGAAAAATTAAAGTCATTAATTCAGCGATATGGATTGGATCAATATGATTTAAATTAGTGTGCATAAAAAAGCGACATAATTTGGCTCCGTAATTTCTGTAGTGGGTAAATCCGGCTCTATAATTTCTGTAGTGGGTAAATCCACTGTAGAGATTATGGAGCCTTTTTTTAGTGTAGAAAAAAAGTCCCATATGACCTATAACGAAAAGCGACGAAACTCACATTAGAAAGGGTTCATATGGAACAACTAAATCTCATCACAAATTTTCTCAGAATTAAAGACAAAAATATCACTATCACTGATGAATATGATATGGGGACTCACTTAGAACTCCACGGTCACTTGGACTACACAGCCCCTAAATGCCCAAAATGCAAGGGGCAAATGGCTAAGTACGACTACCAGAAAACTTCTAAAATCCCCTACCTAGAAACTGCTGGCTACCCTTTACTTATCCGTCTTCGAAAGCGTCGTTTCAAGTGTAAAGATTGCGGAAAAATGGCGGTCGCTGAAACTCCTCTTGTCAAGAAGAACCACCAAATCTCTGTCGCTGTTAACCAGAAAATCGCACAATTACTCATCGAAAATCAAGCAATGAAACATATTGCACACAGGCTATCAATCTCAACATCATCAGTTATGAGAAAGCTCAATGAGTTCAAGTTTGAAACGGATTGGAATACCTTACCTGAGGTGATGAGCTGGGACGAGTATGCCTTCAAAAAGGGGAAGATGAGCTTTATTGCACAAGATTTCAATTCCCTAAATGTCATAACCATTCTCGACGGAAGAACTCAAGCAACTATCCGAAACCACTTTCTACGCTATCCTAGAAAGGTTAGAAATCGGGTCAAAGTGATTACCATGGATATGTTTAGTCCCTATTATCAACTTGCTAACCCCTTCGCTCTTCTATTTCTGAGCTCAGGCTGAAACAGTCTATTCCCAGACTGTTTCACTCCCCAATGCAAAAATTGTACTCGACCGCTTTCATATCGTGCAACACCTTAGTCGTGCTATGAACCGTGTCCGTATTCAAATTATGAATCAGTTCAACAGAAAATCGCAGGAATACCGAGCCTTGAAACGTTACTGGAAATTGATACAACAAGATAGCCGTAAACTCAGCGATAAACGATTTTATCGACCTATGTTTCGAATGCACTTGACTAACAAGGAAACACTCGAAAAAATCCTGTCTTTCTCCGAGGAACTACGACAACACTATGAACTCTATAAGCTTCTCTTATTTCATTTTCAAGAGAAGAACTCAGACCATTTCTTTGACCTCATCGAACAGGAAATAGCCATCGTTAATCCTATTTTCCAGATGGTATTGAAGACATTTCTAAAGGATAAAGACAAGGTTGTAAACGCCATGGAATTGCCTTATTCCAACGCCAAACTGGAAGCTACCAATAATCTCATCAAAGTCATTAAGAGAAATGTCTTTGGTTTCAGGAACTTTGAAAACTTTAAAAAACGGATTTTGATTGCATTGAACAGTGAAAAGGGCTGGGGAGAGCCCTTTTCAGCTTATCTCCTAAAAACAAGAAAGAGATAAAGAAAGAGAGGACGAAGTTCGTCCTCTCTAGGTGTCAGATTTTCATCAACCCATTACAGTTTATAAAGAATAGGTTTTATCATTCAAATAAGTCCTCTAAAGGTCTTTTATCAACGGCACTGTTGTATTCGAGCTGTAAATATGTTTGGTAGAGCGATAGGTTTGATAAGTCCTCAATTTGTTGGCCACTACCATCTAAATTACCCCAGCTAGTAATGATAGGTAGCTCGAGTTGCATATCACTCACAAACTGCTGATAAGGTGATCGAGGAAGTGCATACTCGGATTCGGAAAGTATATTCATTAAATATGGAACGAGATAGTTTGGGCTTATCGTTATAGCTTCCCGTTCATTGATATCAAAATTCGCCCAAATCACAAATGGAGTAGAATATTTGGAGGCGGGATTACTTTCATCCACAAACTGTGAATAAAATTCTTGACTTAAACTTGGTTGGTGATCACCGTACATAACGATGACTGTTGGTTCTTTATAAGAACTGAAATAAGTAATTAAATCTGCAAAAGCTTCATCTGTTTTCTTTAGACTTGTCAGGAATTCTGTTTCAGCTAAGTATTCGGATGTTGAACCATTAATGCTAACTTCGCGAGGATAGGTTTCTTCTGAATTTAGATACCCACCATGACCTTGCATGGTAACTACAAAGCTAAATAACGGAGTATCTCCTTTTTGCTCATAGAGTTCTTTTATTCCGTTGAATAGAAATTGATCAGATGGCCAACTTCTATCGGATGTAAAATCTGCTAAAGTATTAATAGCAGGATTAGAGTCAGAAAAATAACTTTGATCAAAACCTAATAAAGGATAAACAATCTTTCGATTATAATTTATTCCAGTTTGTGGATGAAGTGCCACAGTGTCATAATTTTTATCTTTTAAATAAGAAGCAAAACTTGGGCGTTCTTGCGTGATTATCTGCTGGTAAGGAAATAGATTTGATGATAATAAACTTATTGCATTACTTGTTAAAACTTCATATTCTGTATTTGCTGTACCACCACCGTAAACCGAGACGTTAAGCGTTCCATGTACAGCATTATCTAATAAAGCATGTTGATTTAATAATGGATCCGGTGAGATACTTAAGTTTTGTAAAGTTGAAAAATCACTCTGAGATTCATTTTGTATAAAAATAATATTTGGTTTGGTTGTGCTTGTATATGTATCTGAGGAGTATGTCTCAAGTAGTTGCTCAAGGTTTGATGTCGAGTATCCCTCTGGTTTTGATATTTTGCTATCTTCGTAGAACGATACAAGCGAGAGTGGGAGTCCATATTGACCGTAGGTAACTTGCATTTTCCAGTAGTCTAAAGTAATTTCAGCATTGTGAACTAAAGATTGAATTGATGTAGGT harbors:
- a CDS encoding LTA synthase family protein; protein product: MKLIKLFFHWIIVILLGCSFIKYIDLIKNELGVANNNGNVRIIAEETQQYIDGIQINGKYNLGEFVVRNDWYTVSQNVVNTFYISEIEDNVMEFNLPTPIQSISFEYRVSDEPKIIHIYIDDKLIKTLDTSIGKDSKNLFFLETAHSTKLSSENHFWYIHIIILFMGLIFYTLGNATWRIRFRDIILILCLIGIQNFLTSKFFPLLYRDELALFNSSFNKAEINLLLTTFTLILYASFIGYRQLNNKLFVACKNLFILFNFASIPIFSLFIIENSYSQFSTLSIENIRYNLLIISILFFIVFLMTNFRFASIFILSISAIIGISNQILITSRGTPLLFYNIFQIKDALNVASSITITLNNRMLQSIFFTLFLNTYFSILPKLTLPNFFPKAINKTIFDFKWFKRFIRITIGYLAITLVLPTSIQSLVHNAEITLDYWKMQVTYGQYGLPLSLVSFYEDSKISKPEGYSTSNLEQLLETYSSDTYTSTTKPNIIFIQNESQSDFSTLQNLSISPDPLLNQHALLDNAVHGTLNVSVYGGGTANTEYEVLTSNAISLLSSNLFPYQQIITQERPSFASYLKDKNYDTVALHPQTGINYNRKIVYPLLGFDQSYFSDSNPAINTLADFTSDRSWPSDQFLFNGIKELYEQKGDTPLFSFVVTMQGHGGYLNSEETYPREVSINGSTSEYLAETEFLTSLKKTDEAFADLITYFSSYKEPTVIVMYGDHQPSLSQEFYSQFVDESNPASKYSTPFVIWANFDINEREAITISPNYLVPYLMNILSESEYALPRSPYQQFVSDMQLELPIITSWGNLDGSGQQIEDLSNLSLYQTYLQLEYNSAVDKRPLEDLFE